From a single Lolium rigidum isolate FL_2022 chromosome 7, APGP_CSIRO_Lrig_0.1, whole genome shotgun sequence genomic region:
- the LOC124673623 gene encoding casein kinase 1-like protein HD16: MPQLRSSARLALLRSRKLEGQQPAEPPVAKPVLPAPRKRIPIPAVRGRYAAGGGGRRGPSRPAIKDQYFEDPPKAVSARTLVSEAKDPASNKVADCSQKKAKLAEGLAGKGLRMDGESAEKLVGAEDESTTSPIPERVHVGNSPVYLTERKLGKGGFGQVYVGRRLSGGTARTGPDAYEVALKFEHRSSKGCNYAPPYEWQVYQNLNGCYGVPSVHYKGRQGDYYILVMDILGPSLWDVWNSLGQAMPPHMAACIAVEAISILEKFHSKGFVHGDVKPENFLLGLPGSPEEKKLFLVDLGLASKWKDSSGHHVDYDQKPDIFRGTIRYASAHAHLGRTGSRRDDLESLAYTLIFLIKGRLPWQGYQGDTKSFLVCKKKMATSPDMLCSFCPAPFKEFFDNVANMKFDEEPKYAKLISLFDGLIESPASRPIRIDGALKVGQKRGRLHVNHEEDEQPKKKVRLGHPASQWISVYNARRPMKQRYHYNVADNRLQQHIQKGNEDGLFISSVASSANLWALIMDAGTGFSSQVYELSPVFLHKDWIMDQWEKSFYITAVAGASNGSSLVVMSKGTAYTQQSYKVSESFPFKWISKKWKEGFHVTSMATAGNRWGVVMSRNSGYSEQVVELDFLYPSEGIHRRWEHGYRITSSAATIDQAAFILSKPKRKPVDETQETLRTTAFPSNHVKDKWAKNLYIASICYGRSVS; this comes from the exons ATGCCACAGCTGCGAAGCAGTGCTCGCCTAGCGCTGCTGAGGTCCAGGAAACTTGAAGGTCAACAGCCAGCAGAGCCCCCGGTTGCGAAACCGGTGCTACCTGCTCCACGGAAGCGCATTCCCATCCCTGCTGTAAGGGGCAGATACGCTGCTGGTGGCGGTGGGAGAAGAGGGCCGTCCAGGCCTGCAATTAAGGACCAGTACTTTGAAGACCCACCCAAAGCTGTCTCTGCACGCACGCTTGTTTCGGAAGCCAAGGACCCTGCTTCGAATAAGGTTGCTGACTGCAGTCAAAAGAAAGCCAAGCTTGCTGAGGGTCTCGCAGGTAAAGGTTTGAGAATGGATGGTGAAAGTGCGGAGAAGCTTGTAGGGGCTGAGGATGAATCAACAACATCACCGATTCCTGAGAGG GTTCACGTAGGTAATTCTCCAGTATATCTAACTGAAAGGAAACTAGGTAAAGGTGGCTTTGGTCAAGTCTACGTTGGTAGAAGATTATCAGGTGGGACAGCCCGCACTGGTCCTGATGCCTATGAG GTTGCGTTGAAGTTTGAGCACCGAAGCAGTAAAGGGTGCAATTATGCCCCTCCATATGAGTGGCAAGTTTATCA GAATCTCAATGGCTGCTATGGCGTACCTTCGGTCCACTACAAGGGTCGTCAGGGCGACTACTATATCCTT GTAATGGATATCCTTGGCCCTAGTCTTTGGGATGTATGGAATTCACTGGGGCAAGC GATGCCTCCACATATGGCAGCATGCATTGCTGTAGAGGCCATATCAATTCTTGAGAAGTTTCATTCCAAAGG GTTTGTTCATGGCGATGTAAAGCCGGAGAACTTTCTGCTTGGTCTTCCTGGATCACCTGAGGAGAAAAAGCTTTTCCTTGTTGATCTTGGTTTAG CATCAAAGTGGAAAGATTCCTCAGGTCACCATGTTGATTATGATCAAAAGCCTGATATATTCAG GGGAACAATTAGATATGCAAGTGCACATGCCCATTTAGGTCGTACAGGTAGTAGGAGGGATGATTTAGAGTCACTGGCCTACACCCTTATATTTCTAATAAAAGGAAGATTGCCTTGGCAAGGCTACCAG GGAGATACCAAGAGTTTTCTTGTTTGCAAGAAGAAAATGGCTACTTCTCCAGACATGCTATGTAGTTTCTGTCCAGCTCCATTCAAAGAATTTTTTGACAATGTCGCAAATATGAAATTTGATGAAGAACCAAAGTACGCCAAACTTATTTCTCTGTTTGATGGTTTGATCGAATCGCCCGCATCAAGGCCAATCAGAATTGATGGGGCTCTTAAG GTGGGGCAAAAGCGTGGAAGATTGCATGTCAACCATGAAGAAGATGAGCAGCCTAAGAAGAAAGTTAGATTAGGGCATCCAGCATCACAATGGATTTCAGTTTACAATGCGAGGCGGCCTATGAAGCAAAG GTACCATTACAATGTGGCTGACAACAGGCTTCAGCAACATATACAAAAGGGTAATGAGGATGGCCTATTCATTAGTTCTGTGGCTTCTTCAGCAAATCTTTGGGCTCTCATTATGGATGCAGGAACTGGGTTCAGTTCCCAAGTTTATGAACTCTCACCGGTTTTCCTACACAAG GACTGGATAATGGACCAGTGGGAGAAAAGTTTCTACATAACAGCAGTAGCTGGAGCATCCAATGGAAGTTCATTAGTTGTAATGTCCAAAG GAACTGCATACACTCAACAGTCGTACAAGGTTAGCGAATCATTCCCCTTCAAGTGGATCAGCAAAAAGTGGAAAGAAGGTTTCCATGTAACGTCTATGGCCACAGCTGGAAATCGCTGGGGAGTAGTCATGTCAAGGAACTCAGGCTATTCTGAACAG GTTGTAGAGCTGGATTTCCTGTATCCAAGTGAAGGCATCCATCGGCGATGGGAGCATGGTTACAGAATAACTTCTTCAGCAGCCACCATCGACCAAGCCGCCTTTATCCTTAGCAAGCCGAAAAGGAAACCAGTAGATGAGACACAAGAAACTCTACGGACCACAGCCTTCCCCAGCAACCATGTAAAG GATAAATGGGCGAAGAACCTGTACATTGCCTCAATCTGCTACGGCCGAAGTGTCAGTTGA